The stretch of DNA TTAGATTTAAAAGATTTGATAGATTTAGGAATGTTGATGGATATATCAATAGTAAAGGTATTTTGCTCTATGTATTTAGGATTAGCTTGGAGTATGTATGGTAAAGGTAAACTATTACAAAAAGAAAAAGATATTGTTCAAAATCTTTTAGGATATGATGAAAAAGTAAAAAGTAGTCAAGATATACTACTTGTTATGCAAAATGATACTTTTTACGTCGATTTAATAGATGAAATTTCAATTAGATATTATACATTATATTTAAGTAAATATATAATTGATTTATTTTTAAGAATGAATATTAATGACAACAATAAAATAAGTAATTTTGGTGATTTACAATTTATCATTATTGAAAAACTAAAAAAATATGGAATGAATATTCTTGTAAATGGTATATATGATGAATTCATAAAATATAATTAATTCATATTATTAATAAACACTATATAGGTGCTTTCAAAAGCATAATGGTTTTTTAAAAAATACATAGCTTATGATAATTCAATAAAAGATTACAATGTTAATTTATATATAAGATTTGTGTTTTTTATTTGATACCACATTTAAATAAATTGAGGATGTATTGGAACTTATATTGTATTTAATAAGTCATATTATTGTAATAATAAATATTAATAAGTTATGGTATAATTAGTATATTCAATGCTAGTAATAATAAAACTTAGTACATATGAATAGGGTAATTGACCCTTTAGGAGGATTTTTATGAAAAGAAAAATTTATGTATTAGCTTTAGCATTACTATTTAGCATACTAAATATAAGCAATGTTTATTCAAGTATGTTTTTTTATGATGTATTTGGGCATTGGGCGGAAGATACTATCTTTTGGGCATCTAATGATTATCCGTTATTTAATGGATATGAAGACGGTTCTTTTAAACCTAATAACTTTATAACTAGAAGTGAATACATAAGTATTTTATATAGAGCAGCTAATATAAGTAAAGTAATAAGTTCAAATAATATAGAAGAAAATACAAACGAAGATGCTATTGCTATAGATACGCCAGATAGTACAGCTGAAATAATAAACGATGAATCAAAAAATGTTAATGGGGAAATTGATTCAAATTCAACAAACAATTCCGAAAATACTATTGATGAGGAAGAAGTTAATGAAACAAAACAAGAATCAGAAGATAATAATTTAGACAATGATGTAAGAAATGATGATGAGGAAAAGATAGAAAGTTCAAATTTATATAGTGATTTACAACCAACATTTTGGGCTTATCAAAACATAACTACAGTAATTGAGTATATAAATAGTCTTGATAATGATTTGAAGTTTGAAGCTATATTCGTTGGAGATACATTTAATCCTAATCAATATATAACTAGAGAGGAAGCAGCTTTGTTAACTAGTTTTTTTGACTATCCCGCGATTGAAGAAAAAGATTTAGTATTAACAGATATTTTACCAACATATCAGTATTATGATGAAATTAAAAACCTTGTTAATAATGGGATTATTAATGGCTATGAAGATAATACATTTAAGCCTAAAAATAACATTACTAGAGCTGAAGCTGCAACATTGATACAAAAAGTTTTTAAAGAGATGGAACATGGTAAAGAATTTATAAAGGATATTGAAATGATATCAGATATTTACGATAACAAATTTATGTATTTTGGAAATTATTTTACTGATATGGAATTACAGGAAAATGATGATAAATATATTAGAGTCCTGAGAACATTAGAATACTTAGATTTTGTAGAAACCATACCTTATGATGAGAAAGAAAATTATGATGAGAATCCCCTACAAACTCTAAAAGAGTTAAAAAAAGAAAATTATTGGAATAAAATAGGATTGAATTATTATTTAATAAAATATAAGGTTGTTAAAGAAGATGATTATCAAACTCTATTATATGAAATGTTGGAAGATTTTTTAAAACGTGATGATATAAAAAGTTATGAAGCTAAGACAATATTTAATGAAATGTTTATATATAGTGTACAAAACGATATACTAGATAAAGCTTTCAATAAATGGCAGAGTGAAACGTCAAGTCAAGAAGAATATTTTAATACTATCTTTACGAAATCTAAATTACTTGTTAATAATAATAAATTAGAAGAAGCAGTATTATTATATAAAAATGTACTAGACAATAACGGAATGGAAATAAATAACATTAATATTATTAAAAAGTTTTATTTTAATAAAGCATATTTAGAATACAGATTGGAAAAGTTAAATGAATGTGAAGAAACTCTCAGAAATTTATTAAATATTGTTAGATTAAATAAAATTAATAATTATAGTTTAAATGAACTTGAAGAACAATTAGTTGGATACATCAAAGTAATATTAAATAAAAAGCTTAATAAAAGCCCAAATATACAGGTAGACCTTATAATATCTAATGAATAATCAAGTTAAAATTAATATTGTTAAAAAATCTTAATAAGCTGTTAATATATAACTAGTGGTGTATATATTGACAGCTTGCTTTTATTGCAATATTATAGAATTACATAGTTGAAAAAGGGGTGATCTTTTGTTTAGTAATTTGGAGGAAGTAAAAAGCTTTTGTAAGCAAGAAGGTATTGAAATAATTGATTTTAAGATTATTGATTTAGCAGGCAGATGGCATCATTTAGCTATGCCAGTTGAAAGGTTTAGTGAAAAAACTTTAACAGAAGGTATTGGATTTGATGGCTCAAGTTATGGTTTTTTGACAGTTGAAAAATCAGATATGATATTTATACCAGATATAACAACAGCTTTTGTTGACCCATTTTGTGAGGTACCCACAATTAGTATGATAAGTGATATTTATCAATTAGGAGATACCACTAGTAGGTTTGAGGGTGATCCTAGATATATTGCACAAAAAGCAGAGAAATACTTAATAGAAACTAATATAGCTGATGAAAACATAATAGGACCAGAATTTGAATTTTATTTATTTGATCATATATCATATTTGAACAAGCCTCAAGAACAATTTGTTAATATTGATAGCGAACAAGCTTATTGGAATACTGGTAATTCAGAATATAATCAAGGATATAAAGTACCTTATCAAAATGGATATCATGTTGATTTACCTATGGATTTAACCAATGATTTACGTTCAATAATTACTAGAAAATTAGAAGATTTAAATGTAAAAATAAAATATCACCATCATGAGGTCGGAGGTACAGGTCAAGTAGAAATAGAAACAGAACATGGTAAAATGAGAGAAATGGCTGACAACACAATGATCTTAAAATATGTAGTGAAAAACACTGCAATACAAAATGGAAAAACAGCTACTTTTATGCCAAAACCATTATATGGTGAAGCTGGAAATGGAATGCATGTCCATATGCAATTATTTAAAAATGGAGAACCAATATTCTACGATAAGAATGGATGTTCAGGTTTAAGTAAAGAGGCTTTATATTTTATAGGAGGTATATTAAAGCATGCTCCAGCGTTATCTGGATTTACGAACCCTAGTACAAATTCTTATAAAAGACTTGTTCCAGGATTTGAAGCACCTGTAAGTATCTGTTTTGCAGTTTCTAATAGGAGTGCTGTAATCAGAATACCAGGATATGCAAATACCCCTGAAACTAAAAGATTTGAATATAGACCATCGGACGCAACATGTAATCCATATTTAGCATATTCAGCATTGCTTTTGGCAGGATTAGATGGAATAGTAAGTAAAATAGATCCGCAAAGTGAAGGTTATGGACCGTATAATGTAAATATATTTAATTTACCAATAGAAGAAAGAAATAAAATCAAAAGTTTACCAACATCTTTATCAGAAGCAGCAGATGAATTAGAAAAAGATTTTGAATTTTTATTAAGAGGTGGAGTTTTTACAAAAGGTGTAATTGAAGATCAAATAAGAAGTATAAGAAATCAATCTAAGTTGCTAGATTCGATTCCTCATCCAAAAGAATTTGAAATGTACTATGATTTATAAATAACTTAAACCCAGATTATCCATAGAAAATCATGAGCAGTGAACTAAAATCTATGATTTTATGTGAATCGCTTACTCCTATGAAGTAACTGAATAGGAGATTCATTAATAATATACTTTTGATTATAACAAGGCGCAAGATGTCCCCCACCTCTATAGGTAGTGGGTCCAATTGTATTTAACAGGCGGTGTGCATATCTTCCGCCTCGTTGAAACGGTGTGTTGCAATTATTACGTAATTGCATCCTTTTGATTATAAGATACCCATTAAATTCTCGACATACCAACTCGGTATGCCTTCGAAGGTTAACTTAAATGTACCTCAGACTACGTCTGAATAAGCGATTCACACTAAATTAAAATTTAGGTTCTCTGCTCATAATTCAGAATTATACAGCACATTATTTAAAGTTATATGAATAATCAGGGTTAAAATATTAAACATATTTTAAATAGAAGTCAATTAAGGCTTCTATTTTTCTAAGCTTGAAAAATAAGAATATTAATAGTAAACTATTAATATATATTCTTTGATTATTCATATACAAATATGGTATTGTGTTTAATTTTCTATGAATAATGTGAGTATTGGATAATATAATGAAGGTGATTCTATGAATAAAAAAGAAGGAGTACATACTATTAAAACTGAAGAATTATTAAATATGTTTTTTAAAATAAATAACATTCAAAAATATAATATTGGACAATTATCAGTTATTGAATTATTTAACTATATAATCAAATTAGAAGACTATATTAATTTAAATGAAGATATTTTAAAAGGTGTAGAAAGTGAATACACAAATATTTTGAGCATAAGAGATACTTTTTTGAATTATATAAAAAAATTATACAAGGTTGATAGTACAAAAAAATTTGATATTGAACAGATTAAATATTATAAAATTGTTAGAGATAATATTAGAGAATTAAGTTTTTTGTTATCCATATATATAAACGAAATAGATTATTATAATGAGATACTTTTAAGTATTATAAGAAGAAGGTCTAATAATATAAACAAAAATAATAAAACGGATATTTTCGTTTTATGTAGTCATCTCAAGAATAAATACTATAATAATCCTAAAATGGTTGAAACATACATACCTGAAATAATAAATGTTATTCCATTATATCTAGCTAAAGATAAATATTTTAGTTTAGTAAGAAATGGTTTGAGAAAAAGTATGTTAAAAAAATCAAATAAATTTTGTGAAACAATGATTTCTACGTATAAATATTTTTTTAACGGACACTTGCACCCAAAATATGGTATAAAATTCGAAAAGTATTTTTTTTATGTTGAAGAATTAAAAATGATTAAATTTAAGGAATTATCATACGAAGCAGCATTAAATAAACATGAAGAAATTTTACGAATTTCAGATGAAATGAATAATATCTCAGAAATTATAAGAATTTTAGGACTTATAATTAATAGATTCATAATATTATCTATGATAGACGTAGAATATGGTTTAAGTGATTTATATAATAAAAAGCCATACTTATTAAACATATTAGAAATAGAAAAAAGTAAAGAACGAGATAGGTATATTCAGCAGAACAACAAATATATAAATAAGCTTAATCATGAAATCAAGAAGAAAAATATAGAACTAAGCAAAATAATTAATGAATTGATAAGTAGAAAAATTAACAATGAAAAAATATTGAATGAAATAAATAAAACGGAGCATTTGCTTGCATATTATAAGGATGAAATTATCCAACCTGAAGAGTTTATTATTTCAGAAGATAATAATAATTTAGTAAATAAAGAGTATTTAGAATT from Abyssisolibacter fermentans encodes:
- a CDS encoding S-layer homology domain-containing protein, with the protein product MKRKIYVLALALLFSILNISNVYSSMFFYDVFGHWAEDTIFWASNDYPLFNGYEDGSFKPNNFITRSEYISILYRAANISKVISSNNIEENTNEDAIAIDTPDSTAEIINDESKNVNGEIDSNSTNNSENTIDEEEVNETKQESEDNNLDNDVRNDDEEKIESSNLYSDLQPTFWAYQNITTVIEYINSLDNDLKFEAIFVGDTFNPNQYITREEAALLTSFFDYPAIEEKDLVLTDILPTYQYYDEIKNLVNNGIINGYEDNTFKPKNNITRAEAATLIQKVFKEMEHGKEFIKDIEMISDIYDNKFMYFGNYFTDMELQENDDKYIRVLRTLEYLDFVETIPYDEKENYDENPLQTLKELKKENYWNKIGLNYYLIKYKVVKEDDYQTLLYEMLEDFLKRDDIKSYEAKTIFNEMFIYSVQNDILDKAFNKWQSETSSQEEYFNTIFTKSKLLVNNNKLEEAVLLYKNVLDNNGMEINNINIIKKFYFNKAYLEYRLEKLNECEETLRNLLNIVRLNKINNYSLNELEEQLVGYIKVILNKKLNKSPNIQVDLIISNE
- the glnA gene encoding type I glutamate--ammonia ligase — encoded protein: MFSNLEEVKSFCKQEGIEIIDFKIIDLAGRWHHLAMPVERFSEKTLTEGIGFDGSSYGFLTVEKSDMIFIPDITTAFVDPFCEVPTISMISDIYQLGDTTSRFEGDPRYIAQKAEKYLIETNIADENIIGPEFEFYLFDHISYLNKPQEQFVNIDSEQAYWNTGNSEYNQGYKVPYQNGYHVDLPMDLTNDLRSIITRKLEDLNVKIKYHHHEVGGTGQVEIETEHGKMREMADNTMILKYVVKNTAIQNGKTATFMPKPLYGEAGNGMHVHMQLFKNGEPIFYDKNGCSGLSKEALYFIGGILKHAPALSGFTNPSTNSYKRLVPGFEAPVSICFAVSNRSAVIRIPGYANTPETKRFEYRPSDATCNPYLAYSALLLAGLDGIVSKIDPQSEGYGPYNVNIFNLPIEERNKIKSLPTSLSEAADELEKDFEFLLRGGVFTKGVIEDQIRSIRNQSKLLDSIPHPKEFEMYYDL